A genomic segment from Bradyrhizobium sp. ISRA430 encodes:
- the oxlT gene encoding oxalate/formate MFS antiporter yields MTDMVQATAPTAGRVSDTYRWAQLAIGVAAMVMIANYQYGWTFFVPDIQKTFGWDRASIQWAFTLFVLFETWLVPVEGWFVDKYGPRIVVLVGGVLCALGWVINAKATSLNGYYLGMIIAGIGAGGVYGTCVGNALKWFPDKRGLAAGITAAGFGAGSALTVAPIQAMIKDSGFQSTFLFFGLGQGIIVCILAFFLIAPKAGQTPAAVQNATLQQTRRNYQPTEVLRQPIFWLMYFMFVIVGAGGLMVTANLKPIAVDWKVDAVPVTLIGMTMTAVTFAATIDRVLNGLTRPFFGWISDMIGRENTMFLAFGMEGIGIYALYLLGHDPVWFVILSGFVFFAWGEIYSLFPSTCTDTFGAKFATTNAGLLYTAKGTAALLVPIANLMQQTSGHWDNVFIIAAGANILASLLAILVLKPWRKTVVARSTV; encoded by the coding sequence ATGACGGACATGGTGCAGGCAACGGCCCCCACGGCCGGACGCGTAAGCGACACCTATCGCTGGGCTCAGTTGGCAATCGGCGTCGCGGCGATGGTGATGATCGCCAACTATCAATACGGCTGGACGTTCTTCGTCCCCGACATCCAGAAAACTTTCGGTTGGGATCGTGCCTCGATCCAGTGGGCCTTCACGCTGTTCGTTCTGTTCGAGACCTGGCTCGTGCCGGTCGAAGGATGGTTCGTCGACAAATACGGCCCGCGCATCGTCGTGCTGGTCGGCGGCGTGCTCTGCGCGCTCGGCTGGGTGATCAACGCCAAGGCCACCTCGCTCAACGGCTACTATCTCGGCATGATCATCGCGGGCATCGGCGCCGGCGGCGTCTATGGCACCTGCGTCGGCAACGCGCTGAAATGGTTTCCCGACAAGCGCGGTCTTGCCGCCGGCATCACGGCCGCGGGCTTCGGTGCGGGCTCCGCACTCACCGTTGCGCCGATCCAGGCCATGATCAAGGATAGCGGCTTCCAGTCCACCTTCCTGTTTTTCGGTCTCGGCCAGGGCATCATCGTCTGCATCCTCGCCTTCTTCCTGATTGCGCCAAAGGCAGGACAAACGCCGGCCGCCGTGCAGAACGCTACGCTGCAGCAGACCCGGCGCAACTACCAGCCGACCGAAGTGCTGCGTCAGCCGATCTTCTGGCTGATGTACTTCATGTTCGTGATCGTCGGCGCCGGCGGCTTGATGGTGACGGCGAACCTGAAGCCGATCGCGGTCGACTGGAAGGTCGACGCCGTTCCGGTCACGCTGATCGGCATGACCATGACGGCGGTGACGTTCGCGGCGACGATCGACCGCGTGCTCAACGGCCTGACGCGTCCGTTCTTCGGCTGGATCTCCGACATGATCGGTCGCGAGAATACGATGTTTCTCGCCTTCGGCATGGAGGGTATCGGCATCTACGCGCTGTATTTGCTCGGGCACGATCCAGTATGGTTCGTGATCCTTTCGGGCTTCGTGTTCTTCGCCTGGGGTGAGATCTACTCGCTGTTCCCCTCGACCTGCACCGACACGTTCGGCGCGAAGTTCGCCACGACCAATGCCGGCCTGCTCTACACCGCAAAAGGCACCGCCGCGCTACTGGTGCCGATCGCGAACCTGATGCAGCAGACCTCGGGCCATTGGGACAACGTGTTCATCATCGCGGCTGGCGCCAACATCCTGGCTTCGCTGCTCGCGATCCTGGTGCTGAAACCCTGGCGCAAGACGGTGGTCGCGCGATCGACCGTCTGA
- the oxlT gene encoding oxalate/formate MFS antiporter, which translates to MISSTEGAVTAAPLRTGFRWLQLVMGIVCMAMIANLQYGWTLFVDPIDAAHHWGRAAIQLAFTIFVVTETWLVPVEAWFVDKYGPRIVIMFGGVMIALSWILNSYANSLTLLYAAAIIGGVGAGAVYGTCVGNALKWFPDRRGLAAGATAAGFGAGAAITVVPIATMIASSGYQNAFFTFGIGQGLIVFVLAFFIQPPRIAIPPKKKQLNLPQTKIDFTPPQVLRSPIFWVMYLVFVMVASGGLMTAAQIAPIAHDFKIANTPVTLAGFQMAALTFAISLDRIFDGFGRPFFGFVSDTIGREHTMFIAFGTAALMLLTLSAYGHIPVVFVLATAVYFGVFGEIYSLFPATCGDTFGSKFATTNNGMLYTAKGTASLLVPLASVISATYGWKAVFVVAVALNATAALMALFVIKPLRRSFILGKEAESADTATSTAKTETA; encoded by the coding sequence ATGATTTCCAGCACCGAGGGCGCTGTCACCGCCGCGCCCCTTCGTACCGGCTTCCGTTGGCTCCAGCTCGTCATGGGCATCGTCTGCATGGCGATGATCGCCAACCTGCAATATGGCTGGACGCTGTTCGTCGATCCGATCGACGCGGCCCACCATTGGGGACGCGCTGCGATCCAGCTCGCCTTCACCATCTTCGTCGTCACCGAGACCTGGCTCGTACCGGTCGAGGCGTGGTTCGTCGACAAGTACGGCCCGCGCATCGTCATCATGTTTGGCGGCGTGATGATCGCGCTCTCATGGATTCTCAATTCCTACGCCAACAGCCTCACCCTGCTCTACGCGGCCGCGATCATCGGCGGCGTGGGCGCCGGCGCGGTGTACGGCACCTGTGTCGGCAACGCGCTGAAGTGGTTTCCGGACCGCCGCGGCCTTGCAGCCGGCGCGACCGCCGCGGGCTTTGGCGCAGGCGCTGCGATCACCGTGGTGCCGATCGCGACCATGATCGCATCGAGCGGCTATCAGAACGCGTTCTTCACCTTCGGCATCGGCCAGGGCCTGATCGTCTTCGTGCTCGCCTTCTTCATCCAGCCGCCGCGCATCGCGATCCCGCCGAAGAAGAAGCAGCTCAACCTGCCGCAGACCAAGATCGACTTCACCCCGCCGCAGGTGCTGCGCAGCCCTATTTTCTGGGTGATGTATCTCGTCTTCGTCATGGTCGCCTCCGGTGGCCTGATGACCGCGGCGCAGATCGCCCCGATCGCGCACGACTTCAAGATCGCCAATACGCCGGTGACGCTCGCCGGCTTCCAGATGGCGGCGCTGACCTTCGCGATCTCGCTCGACCGCATCTTCGACGGCTTCGGCCGCCCGTTCTTCGGCTTTGTCTCCGACACGATCGGCCGCGAGCACACCATGTTCATCGCGTTCGGCACGGCTGCCTTGATGCTGCTGACGCTGTCGGCCTACGGTCACATTCCGGTGGTGTTCGTGCTGGCGACCGCGGTTTACTTCGGCGTGTTCGGCGAGATCTACTCGCTATTCCCGGCAACCTGCGGCGACACCTTTGGCTCGAAGTTCGCCACCACCAACAACGGCATGCTCTACACCGCGAAGGGCACCGCGTCGCTGCTGGTGCCGCTGGCGAGCGTGATCTCGGCGACCTACGGCTGGAAGGCCGTGTTCGTGGTCGCGGTGGCGCTGAACGCCACGGCCGCGCTGATGGCACTGTTCGTGATCAAGCCGCTGCGCCGCTCCTTCATCCTCGGCAAGGAAGCCGAGAGCGCCGATACCGCGACGAGCACCGCAAAGACCGAGACGGCGTAG
- a CDS encoding CBS domain-containing protein encodes MLVGDILRKKTSRVVTVRMNETVGIAAKLMRANNISALVVKDVVRSEGNTAVGMFTERDVVRAIAEHGANGVNIKVSQLVSVQQLVSCTSSDTIEHVRHLMNRHHIRHLPVIDDYSLVSVISMRDIAAAVDEAANSTPQAA; translated from the coding sequence ATGCTGGTCGGAGACATTCTGCGCAAGAAGACGTCGCGCGTTGTGACGGTGCGGATGAACGAGACGGTGGGTATCGCCGCCAAGCTGATGCGCGCCAACAACATCAGCGCGCTGGTGGTCAAGGACGTCGTCCGCTCGGAAGGCAACACCGCGGTCGGCATGTTCACCGAGCGTGACGTGGTGCGCGCCATCGCCGAGCACGGCGCGAACGGTGTCAACATCAAGGTCTCGCAGCTCGTCTCGGTGCAGCAGCTCGTCTCCTGCACATCGAGCGACACGATCGAGCACGTCCGTCACCTGATGAACCGGCACCACATCCGCCACCTGCCGGTGATCGACGATTACAGCCTCGTCTCGGTCATCAGCATGCGCGACATTGCGGCCGCCGTCGACGAAGCCGCCAACTCTACGCCGCAAGCGGCCTAG
- a CDS encoding 2-dehydropantoate 2-reductase, whose amino-acid sequence MKICIYGAGAIGGYLGVQLARAGADVSLVARGAHLAAMRERGLTLLAGGEEHVVHPRCTDNAAELGVQDYVIITLKAHSITGVIEKMQPLLGPHTRIITAVNGIPYWYFYKHGGQYENSTLESIDAGGRQWRELGPERAIGCIVYPATEIEAPGVIRHVYGNNFPLGEPSGEITSDVQRLADLFVEAGMKAPVLDNIRDEIWLKLWGNVCFNPISALTHATLDVICTDPATRALSRAIMLEAQTIAETFGVKFRVDVERRIEGARKVGAHKTSMLQDLERGRPMEIDPLVTVVQEMGRLTGIATPALDSVLAMVTQRARIAGLYDGVSAPTDPRALAVA is encoded by the coding sequence ATGAAGATCTGCATCTACGGCGCCGGCGCGATCGGCGGATATCTCGGTGTTCAGCTCGCGCGCGCAGGCGCCGACGTCAGCCTGGTCGCGCGCGGTGCCCATCTCGCCGCGATGCGCGAACGCGGTCTCACGCTGCTCGCCGGCGGCGAGGAACATGTCGTGCATCCCCGCTGCACCGACAACGCCGCCGAGCTCGGCGTGCAGGACTACGTCATCATCACGCTGAAGGCACATTCGATCACCGGCGTGATCGAGAAGATGCAGCCGCTGCTCGGACCGCACACCCGCATCATCACCGCGGTCAACGGCATCCCCTATTGGTACTTCTACAAGCACGGCGGGCAATACGAGAACTCGACGCTGGAGAGCATCGACGCCGGCGGCCGGCAGTGGCGCGAGCTCGGACCCGAACGCGCCATCGGCTGCATCGTCTATCCCGCGACCGAGATCGAGGCGCCCGGTGTGATCCGCCACGTCTACGGCAACAATTTTCCGCTCGGCGAGCCCTCCGGCGAGATCACGTCGGACGTGCAGCGCCTCGCCGATCTCTTCGTCGAAGCCGGCATGAAAGCGCCCGTTCTCGACAACATCCGCGACGAGATCTGGCTAAAGCTCTGGGGCAACGTCTGCTTCAACCCGATCAGCGCGCTCACCCACGCAACCCTCGACGTGATCTGCACCGATCCCGCCACCCGCGCGCTGTCGCGCGCGATCATGCTGGAGGCGCAGACCATCGCCGAGACCTTTGGCGTCAAATTCCGCGTCGACGTCGAGCGCCGCATCGAGGGCGCCCGCAAGGTCGGCGCGCACAAGACCTCGATGCTGCAGGACCTCGAGCGCGGCCGCCCGATGGAGATCGACCCGCTCGTGACCGTGGTCCAGGAGATGGGCCGCCTGACCGGCATCGCCACGCCCGCGCTCGACTCGGTGCTGGCAATGGTCACCCAGCGCGCCCGCATCGCAGGCCTCTATGACGGCGTCTCCGCGCCGACCGATCCTCGCGCGCTGGCGGTGGCGTGA
- a CDS encoding fumarylacetoacetate hydrolase family protein, whose protein sequence is MAGAVTKWLRFRHGGATGFGTLTPSGISVHDGEMFGRNAPNGKTLALTEVELFAPCAPSKIVALWNNFHALAAKLNQPEPPEPLYLLKATTSVAAPGAVIRRPSYYDGKTTYEGELGIVVGKTCARVSPAEAGAFIFGYTCVNDITANDILTRDPTFAQWARAKGIDDYGPFGPVIATGLDPAKLVVRTILNGAERQNYPISDMIFSAQELVSKISHDMTLLPGDLIAVGTSVGVGVMKEPVNTVTVAIEGIGELTNEFRL, encoded by the coding sequence ATGGCTGGCGCGGTGACCAAATGGCTGCGCTTCCGCCATGGCGGCGCGACCGGCTTCGGCACGCTGACGCCATCAGGCATCAGCGTGCATGACGGCGAGATGTTCGGCCGCAATGCGCCGAACGGCAAGACGCTGGCGCTGACCGAGGTCGAGCTGTTCGCTCCTTGCGCGCCCAGCAAGATCGTCGCGCTGTGGAATAATTTTCATGCGCTCGCGGCCAAGCTCAACCAGCCCGAGCCGCCGGAGCCGCTCTATCTCTTGAAGGCCACCACCAGTGTCGCCGCGCCCGGCGCGGTGATCCGCCGTCCCTCCTATTACGACGGCAAGACGACCTATGAGGGCGAGCTCGGCATCGTCGTCGGCAAGACCTGCGCGCGCGTCTCCCCGGCCGAGGCCGGCGCCTTCATCTTCGGCTACACCTGCGTCAACGACATCACCGCCAACGACATCCTGACCCGCGATCCCACCTTCGCCCAATGGGCGCGCGCCAAGGGCATCGACGATTACGGCCCGTTCGGCCCGGTGATCGCGACCGGCCTCGATCCAGCAAAGCTCGTGGTGCGCACCATCCTCAACGGCGCGGAGCGGCAGAACTATCCGATATCGGACATGATCTTCAGCGCGCAGGAGCTGGTCAGCAAGATCTCGCACGACATGACGCTGCTGCCCGGCGACCTCATCGCCGTCGGCACGTCCGTTGGCGTCGGCGTGATGAAGGAGCCGGTGAATACGGTGACGGTCGCGATCGAGGGTATCGGCGAGCTGACCAACGAGTTTCGGCTGTAG